The genomic DNA CGTCCCGGTAAACGTGGCCGTACCCTGTCCGGCCAGATCGACGACACCCTTCATGTTGTCTTTGTCGACCACGATCCCGATGAAGCGGAGCTCCACTTCCCCGCCCTTGAGCGCGAAGTTGATGGAATCCTTCTTGACGGTGCCTTCGATGGGGCGGAGACCCATGCGGGCGGATTCGTACGTGCCGGTGAGTTTTTCGCCTTCCTGCTTGAGGACGACGGCCGGGGTGCCGGTGCCGTTTTCCGTGACCACGGCAAAGGTCCACTTGCCGGTGACGTCAACCAGGATGCGCTGCGCGACCGCGGACACGGCGGTGAGTGCGGAAGCAACAATGGCGATGGCGGCGATGCGATGAGAGCGAGTCATGGGATGGTGAGGAGAATGGGGGATGTTTGAACCGCGAAGTGCGCCAAGTTCGCGAAGTACCACACATTCACCTTCGCGTCCTTTGCGGTAGAAATGTTCTTGATCAGACGGCGTCAGTAACGCCAGCTCCTGAGATCCGCACCAGCCGGCGCCGAGCGTTCCATCTGCTTGACCATCTTGCCCATGAGTTCCGGCATCGGCGGCCCCCAGCAATGCGGCGCCATCGACTGGAATACGATCTCGCCACTCCACTTGGGTGACGTGGTCTTGGACAAGAACTCGTCGATGAGCCGTACACCCATGTTGAGATAGTACGAGTCGGCATCGCCGACATAGATGTTCAGCTTGTCGGCCAGCTTGGGCCCCAGCGTCCCCCACTTGGTTTCCAGCAAATAACGCAGGTCGTAGTGCTCTTTCCAGTACTGCGCCACCTGCTTGTCGATGACACCGGTGCGCTTGTCCCAGATGGGTGTCGGGAAACCATCGGCCGACACGGGACCGTACGTGGCCTCCCAGATATCCCACTGCCCGCCGGAACGCGACTTGGTGCCGGACACCAACTCAAACCAGTTCTCGTCCTTCATCATCGCCGTGATGTTGCCGTCGGGTTTCCGCTGTGTGGGGCGATCGATCTTCGACCAGTCACGCTGCAGCCAGTAGGCATTGGTGTCGGCGTACACGTTCACAATCTGGTGGTACCGAAAATCCACCGCATCAGGGCACAGCGACCACACGCCGCCGTAGAAGTCGGGATAGAACACCTGGTGCGCCAGCGAGATCCATCCGCCCGTGGACCCGCCGGTCAGCAATCGCGCCCATGGTTGCCCGATCACCCGGAACTTCGATTCCACGGCGGGAATCAATTCCTGCATGATCGCATCGCCGTAGGGTCCGTTGTTCGCCGAATTGACGCCGTATGAATCATCGTAGAACGGCGACGGATGCTGCAGCGTGACGATGATCATCCGCGGTGTGCCATCCGCATTCCAGTACGGACTGGTCCCCACCTGCGGAGCGCGCAGCGAAAAATGCCCGTGGCTGTACACCACCGGATAGTGCGCCTCCGGATGCCTGTCATAGTCCTTGGGCAGCAACACGACCGCGCCAAGATAGATGGGATGGCCCCACCACTTGGTGAGGATCGTGCTCTGGATCTTCAGACGCTTGACCGTCTCGGTTTCGGCCGGCACCACCACGGGCGGAATCACTTTGTCAGCGACCAGCTTGATGGCCCGGGTCGACACCGGATCGAACGTGATCTTGACGGGATCGCCGAACAGATTGCCCGGTGAGCGGCGCCAGTTCTGTCCTTCCCACTGGTCCATATGCGCCCAGATGGTCTTGCCGTCGGCCCGCGCGAACTTCGTGTAGACATTGATGAACGGCTGCACCCAGTACTCGCCGGGCGGGATGTCCCGCAGGCTCTGCACCGGGTGACCGAAGGTCGACGTGTCAATCAGCGCGGCCTTCCCCGCTGCGAGGTTGCTGATATCCACCGCGTAGATCGGCACACCGTTTTCGCCGGCCTGCGCGATCGGTCCGCGATCCGGCGTGGCGACACGGCTCAACGCCACGTACGCGCGACCGGTAATGGGCTGGGGATGAGCCGCCGCACTGAAGGCAATTTCGAAGCGCGAACCCGGTTGCGCGACGACGGTCGATGTCGCGGCGACACTGAGCGACGCGACGCACAGCACCAGGAAACGGGTGAATGAACAACGGGTCATGCCGACGGTGCTCCGCGCGCAGGGATTCGGGAGAATCAACCCTGAATTCTACTCGGCCCGTCGGCGACGCGCAGCGAGATGCCACACGACGGTTCCAGCAACCAGCGCCACCGCATAGCCATACGGCGCAAACGCCGCCGTCACGCCGCAGGCCACCGCCAGGGCAAACGCCCACCGTTGCGGCAACATATCGCGCACCAGCAGCAGAATGGACACCGCTTCCACCAGCAACAACACGCCGAGGATCGGCCCCGGAAACAGCCGTTGAAACGCGGCCGGGTCGCCCAGCAGAAACAGTCCGGCCAGCAGCAGGAAGGCGCCGTAGATCACGACGCTGCCACCGGTACGCGCGCCGAACGCATAGTGCCCCACCATCCCTCCCGAGCCGTGACATACCGGGAGTCCGCCAAGGGGTGCGGCCACCAGATTCATCATGGCATAGGTGGTGCCGATACGTCGGACCGTGAGTGGTGCACGGTCGGGAAAGAGATCCCCCACCACCTGCCGCGTGGCCAGTACGGAATTCCCCAGGGAGAGCGCCAGCTGTGGCAACGCCAACAGCAGCGACGCACGGGCGAACTCGTTGCCCGTGGGCCATCGTGCGGGCAGTTGTGGCCACCGGAACCCGAACGGCAACGCCACCGCGCTTGGCCACTGAAAGGCCGCATAAACCAATCCCAGGCCAATCACCACAAGAGCGGCCGGCACCTTGTGATTGTCTCGAAGCGCCAGCACGATCACCACGGCAGCCGCCGCCAACATCAGGCCGCGCTGGCCGTCTGCCGGAATGAACCGCGTCAGCGCCAACGTACCAAGCTGCAGACCCAGTCCCACCTGAATGCCGCGCACCACCGCCTTGGGGACGGTGCGGGCAATCCATTCCAGCGCCCCGCTGTTGGCGAGCACCAGCATCACCACGCCGACAATCAGCCCGCCCGCCGCCAGCAACGGTGGCGCGAGCTTGGTGCTGATGGCAATCGCCGCCATGGCCTTGAGTGGCTGCACCGGCATGGGCAATCGATAGGCGAGTCCGGACAACACCTGCAGCAGGCCAAACATCACGAAGGTCGTGGTGGGATCCATCCCCGTCGCCACCACCACCCCCACCAGCAATGGCAGGTCCGTCCCCAGATCACCGAAGGCGCCGGCAAACTCGCGTCGATTGAACTGGAGCGCCGGCAGGCTGCGTTCGGCGACGCTATGGGGCATCTCGAGTGACGGAACGGACATGCGGGAAATATGCCTGCCGATTCACTGCGCGCACCTGCATCTTTCTCCGATGTCCACTTCCGCCATCGAAATACAGGGGATCGTCAAGCGCTACGACCATCATGTCGCCGTGCGATCCCTGTCGCTCACCGTGCCGCGCGGCGCCGTCTATGGCCTGCTGGGTCCCAACGGAGCCGGCAAGACCACGACCATCCGGATGATGCTCAACATCATCGCACCCGATGAGGGCACCATTCGCGTGCTGGGTGTTCCGCACGACGACCCGTCGCTGGTCGATCGCGTGGGCTACCTCCCCGAGGAACGCGGACTCTATCGCAAGATGCAGGTACGCCGCGTGCTCAGGTTTCTTGGCGAACTGAAGGGACTGGGCGGCAAGGAACTCGATCGACGCATCGACATGTGGCTGGAACGCCTCTCGCTGAAGACGGCCACGGAAGACTGGGGTGCCAGCAAGGTCGATGAACTCTCCCGCGGCATGCAGCAGAAAGTGCAGTTCATCGGTGCCCTGCTCCACGACCCGGAGCTGGTGATTCTGGACGAACCGTTCTCCGGACTCGATCCGATCAATGCGCAGGCACTCAAGGACACGGTTGTGGACCTCAAGAAGCGCGGCCGCACGGTGATTTTCAGCACGCACATCATGGACAACGCCGAACGCATGTGCGATTCGGTGTGCATCATCGCCAACGGCGAAAAGGTGCTGGACGGCGGTGTGGCGGAAGTGCGCGAGGCGCACGGTGCGCGCATGATTGCCTTGGGGTTGGACGGCGCGCCGTCCGCTGCGGTCGAGGCGGTTCTGCGCGATCCGCGTTTGGTTGCGCGCGTGGACGACTCCAATCGGTATCTGGAGCTGGAGATGGCGGCGGGCGCCAAGGCACCTGAGGTGCTGAGCGCGCTGGTCGCGGCCGGTGCGTCCATCGAACGATTCGAACTGGTACGTCCTTCACTGCACAGGATTTTCCTGGAGAAGGTCGGTGCCACTCACGTTGACGCGGGGATGAGCGGCCATGGGTAAGCTGATGGCGGTCATCCGCCGCGAGTATGTCGAGCGCATCCGCAGCCGGTGGTTCCTGATTGCGACGGTGTTCGGACCGGTGTTCTTTGGCGCGCTGATGTTCCTGCCGGCCCTCATCGCGTCACGCGACAAGGGGGCGGCGGACTCCTCGCACATTGTGATCATCGATGCGACCGGTGCCGGGTTGGGCGAACGCGTGTCAGCGCGACTCGCCGGGGGCATCAGCGGCGGTGGCGGCGCCACGCCGCGCGTCATCGTCGTCCCTGCCGACAGCATCGCACCGGCCGAAGCGCTTGCCACCGGCGAGGTGATGCGCGAAGCGGTAAAGGGTTACCTCATTCTCGACTCGTTGTCGCTGGCCGGACGGAAGGCACGGTACGCGGGCAGCAATACCACGGCGCTGTTCGACATGCAGAAGCTCGAACGCGCCGTGCAGCACGAAGTGCTGGCGCTTCGCATGCAGACACTGGGCATCGACCCGGACGTCGGTCGGCAGCTGACGGAAATCAACATGAACGTGGCCACTGAACGGCTCACCAAGCAGGGCCGTGGCGGTTCAGGTCAGTTGAATATCTTCTTTGGTCTTGCCGTGGCCATGCTGCTGTACATGACGATCTTCATTTACGGCCTCAACGTCCTGCGCGGTGTGCTGGAGGAGAAGCAGACACGGGTGGCCGAGGTGGTCATCTCCAGCGTTTCGGCCTCCAAACTGCTGGCCGGCAAGGTGCTCGGTGTGGGCGGCGTCGGGCTGACACAACTGCTGCTGTGGTTGTCCATGAGCTTCATGATGTACAAGGTCCGCGCCCCGATTCTCGCCAAGTTTGGCGCGGCCTCCGCGCCCATCACGTTGCCCAACATGTCCTGGGGCACCGGGGCGATTCTCGTCGCGTTCTTTGTGCTGGGATTCATGCTGTACGCCGGACTGTTCGCGGGCGTCGGCGCCACGGTCAACAGCGAGCAGGAAGCGCAGCAGGCGCAAATGCCCGTCGTGCTGCTGCTGGTCAGCAGCATCATGTTTGCCCAGAACATCCTGCTACAGCCCGACAGCACCCTGTCGCGCGTGCTGAGCATGCTGCCGTTCAGCGCGCCCATCGTGATGCCGCTGCGCATGACGGTCGCCCCCGTGGCCAACAGCGAAATCGCCATCGCGCTGCTCTCGGTGGCACTGGGCGCGTGGGCCGCCGTGTGGCTGGCGTCGCGCATCTATCGCGTGGGGCTGCTTATGTATGGCAAGCGCCCCAGCATTGGGGAAGTGCTGCGCTGGGTGAAGCAGCGCTGAGGAGAGAGACGGGAGACGGGAGACGTCCAGTCGGGTAGCTCAGTAACAGAGCATCAGGTACATCGCCGTGTCAGACCGGATGTCTCCCGTCTCCCGTCTCCCGTCTCCCGTCTTGCACCAGCGGCCGCTCCAACCGTTTCGGCCCCGCTTTCTCCTCCAGGATCTGCTCCGCGCGCGCAATGACGCGTCGCAGAATATCCCGCAGCTGCGTGTCGCGCTTCCGCACTGTGCGCCCGAAGATCGCTCGACACGTGCTGTACACCGTCCCAATCCACAGCACGACCGCGCCAATGACCACCGGCGGACTGTGCGTGGCATTCGCGGCCAGCCCGCCCACCATCGCGCTCACACCCGTACCCAGGCCAATCCCCAAGCCGGCAAACCACTGGCCTGCGGTGTTCCCGAGATCTTCGTAGACACGCACCTGCGTGCGTCCATTGCGTGACGTGAGATGCAATTGCAGCGCACGCACGGAGCCCATCTGCCGCCCGCCGGCGTGGGTGGTGTTGATGGTCAGCGAGCGCCCGACGGCACTCACCGTGACCATCTCGCCCAGCGCACGACGAACTTCCTCGGCGATCTCTTCAAAGTCGTCGCCAGCCAATTCCCCTTCGAACGCGGCGGTGTACTCCAGTTTGGTGCGCGCCCCGAGAAAGAAGTTGGGTTTCTTCTGCATCAGTTCACCGGGCGTCACTTCGGCCAGTGACACGCGCTGGGCGTGCGCCTTTTCCACCAGTGCCCGTGCCACGTATTTCTCATCAATACCCGCGTCAATGGCCGACGCCTTCACCACGGCCGCATCGTACCCCCGCGTCACCTGTTCTTCGTGACTGCGCGGCGTGAACACCGGCGGCGGCGTGATCATCCCGGTGTTCGCCTGCAGCTCGGCAGCCCGCGACCAGACTTGCTGTGCTTCCGTACTGGAAAATACGACATCCGTACCGCGCGTCGCCCCGGGCGTGGTGTACTCGACCTTTCGCGGCAACGGCGGCGGTCCCGATGTCATCTCACGCAGCGCGCGCCGCAGTGCCTCGGCGTCTGGATATCGGTCGCCGGGCGCCTTGGCCAACAATTTCGCCACCAGGGCATCCAGTTCCGGCGGGCAATGCAACAGCACATCGTGCAGACGCCAGGGCGGCGAATTCACGTGCGCCACCACCACGGCCGACGCTGTCGGGCGCTCAAGGGGGAAGCGGCCAGTGAGCGCGAAGAACGCGAGGACACCAAGGGAGTACAGGTCACTGCGGCCGTCGAGCGCATCACCGGTGACCTGCTCAGGGCTCATGTAGTGCACGGTGCCCAGCACGGTGCCCGTCGCCGTCAGCGGCTGTGTTTCCGCCACGCGTGCAATCCCGAAGTCGGTGACCATAGCGCGCCCGGTCTTCCGATCGAGCAGCACGTTCTCCGCCTTGACGTCGCGATGAACCACTCCGTGCGCATGCGCGAACCCCAGGGCCGCCGCCAGCTGATCCAGCAGCGGTACCAGATCCGCCGGTGACAACGGACCCTGTCGCGCAACGCGTTCGGCCAGCGACTCGCCGTCCACGAATCCCATCGAGAAATACACCACGCCATCGCGCTCGGCGGCCGAGTAGATGGGGACGATGTTCGGATGGGACAATTGCGCCGCCGTGCGGGCCTCGCGCAGGAAGCGGGTGCGCACCTGCGCATCGGCCGCGAGATGCGGCGGCAGCGTCTTGATCGCCACTTCGCGCGCCAATTGCACATCGAACGCGCAATACACGATGCCCATACCGCCGCGGCCGATTTCCCGATCGAGTCGGAATTGCCCCTCGACGGCACGACGCAGTGCGTCGGCCGTTGGATCAGCGACGTTGTTCGTTGGCTCTTCCATGCCCGCGGCCCCGGTTCAGTCTCGCGGCAAACGGCCGCGTGCGCTTCCCAACATGCCGACCACCCTGTCGGCAGCCTCCACACCGTGCCACTGCGCCTCCTCAAACAAACTGAGACTGCTCAAATCGGCATGGGCCACCACCAACTGCGGCGCGGGTGCCCATCGACGAAGCCGCTCGACACGCGCCATGAGTCCAGGTACCGGACGCGCCATGGCATGTCCCCATCGCATGATGTCGATATGCGCGACGCACTCGGTGATATCGGCGTGCGCACGCGACAGATCAGACAGAATCTGATCTCTCCACGCGCTCCACGACCGGTCCTGCATCCACTTTCGCCCATCGGCCGATGGGCGGTCGACCACGGCATGATACCACGTCCAGACACGGCCATCCGGCCGGGTCGCCAGTGACTGGTGCCCCGCATCAACGTAGCCCAACGACGGGCTCCCGTAGATGACGTTGTCCCACGCGGGTGGCGCGCCCTGCTCAGCCGGTGGGCGCTTCAGCGTCAGGTTGGCCACGACCCAGGGCGCATAGTCGGTGGTCACCGGCAAGGTGACCGAGGGAAGCACCTTTGGGAGCACCAAGAGCGGGGCGGCCCAGATGACCGCGTCACACGTGACGTCGACCAGCGGCGTGTGCACCACCCACTGTGTTCCTTTCCGCTCCAGCTGCACGGCCGGTGCGCGAGTCACGATGCGCTCACCCGCGCGTGCCGCCAGTTGTCGTGCGATCCAGTCGTTGCCTTCCGGCCACGTCAGCGGCCCCTGCTCGTCCGGCTCCCGCGCTGCGGAGTAATGGACCGCCGCCCAGGCACTCGCCTGCGTGAGTGACGCACCATAGTCGTCGCGCATGCCGTACTCCACCCACCACCGAAGCGCCGGCGATGTGAAGCCCTGTTCGCGCAGCCAGGCATCGGCAGTTTGGGCGTCCAGCGCGCGGGCCCTATCGGCAACTGCCCGTGGCACACGTCCGCTGGCGAGGCGTTCGTGCCCCAGCGCTGTGGGCACACTGAAGACACCGCTTGCGCGCCATTCGGCGATGGTCTCAGCCAAACGCGCGAATTGCGCGCGTTCATCAGCGGACAGCGCGTCCAGCGGCTCCAGTCCCTCATGCCACCGGCCGTGCTGGAACAGGCGTTCCTGCGGCGAATGACAGAGCGTGCGTTCGTCCCATTCCCCGTTGGCATCGAGGACACCAAGTTCGCGCATCAGTTGACGCACGAGCGTCGCCTGCGGCCCGGGCACCGGGAGATAATGTGCGCCCCACGGATATCGTCCAGCGTCGTTCCGTCCCGATCGCGCATTGCCGCCCGGCGTGTCGGCAAGTTCCAGCAACAGCCAGTCGCGCATCCCGAGTCCATCCAGCCGCCAACCCGCCGACAGGCCGCCCATTCCGCCGCCAACAATGGCCACCGACACGCGACGCTGCTCACGGGCTCGTGTCGACAGCGTCCCATCCCGCAACGCGTGACCAAGCGCGCTGTTGTCGTCGACGAATCCACCGGTGATGGCGGGACCGCTCTTTCGCGCGAGTCCAATGAGGGCGGGAGCGGCGGGAGCAGCGATCAGCGCCGCCAGAAACTCACGGCGAGTGTAAGCCGGGAGACAGGAGACGGCAGACGGAAGACACCCAGTCGGAGAGTCACTGCCAGCACAAGCGGTCGTCGGCAACCCGTCCGGCGGGACGTCTCCCGTCTCCCGTCTCCCGTCTCCCGTCTTCATCGATTGATCGCTTCGAATTCCCGCTCGTAGTACCTGACCAGCACCTGATCGTTCAGCCGATTAGGCAGCGCCGCCACCTTGCCCATATCCGTGGGGAACTCGAACAAGGCCGGCACGGACGCGGCGCTGAGATACCGCAGCCCCGACGGCAATGACGTCGGTGGCGCATACGACCCGGTGCCCGCCAGCACGAATCCCCATTCGCCAAAACTCGGCACGTACACATGATACGGCGACGTGCGCAGTCCCGCCCCTTCCAGCGTGGCCACGATGCTCCAGAACGACTGTCGCGCAAACATCGGCGAGGTGCTCTGCACCGTGAGGAATGCACCGGGCGCCAGGTGCTGCTTCACCAGCCGATAGAACGCGCTGGTGTACAGCTTGCCCACGTGATAGTTGGACGGATCGGGAAAATCGATCACCACGAAATCGAACAGCGCCGACTGCTGGTCAAGCCAGGTGAAGGCATCGGCATTGATGACGCGCACGCGCCGGTCATTCAGCGATCCCAGGTTGAGCGCCGTCAACCGGGAATGCGTGCGGAACAGGTTTGTCATGCCATCGTCGAGATCCACCAACGTGACGTGCTGGACATCCGGATACTTGAGAATTTCGCGAACCGCCAACCCGTCGCCTCCACCCAGCACCAGCACGTTGGCACGCGAACGTGCCGCGGCCAGACCCGGGTGCACCAGCGCCTCGTGATAGCGATATTCGTCGCGCGACGCGAACTGCAAGTGCCCGTTGAGATACAGCCGCAGATCGTCCTTCCAACTGGTAAGCACGATGCGCTGATAGCGCGTATCCTTGGCCAGAATGATGGGATCGGCGTACATCCC from Gemmatimonadaceae bacterium includes the following:
- a CDS encoding ATP-binding cassette domain-containing protein translates to MSTSAIEIQGIVKRYDHHVAVRSLSLTVPRGAVYGLLGPNGAGKTTTIRMMLNIIAPDEGTIRVLGVPHDDPSLVDRVGYLPEERGLYRKMQVRRVLRFLGELKGLGGKELDRRIDMWLERLSLKTATEDWGASKVDELSRGMQQKVQFIGALLHDPELVILDEPFSGLDPINAQALKDTVVDLKKRGRTVIFSTHIMDNAERMCDSVCIIANGEKVLDGGVAEVREAHGARMIALGLDGAPSAAVEAVLRDPRLVARVDDSNRYLELEMAAGAKAPEVLSALVAAGASIERFELVRPSLHRIFLEKVGATHVDAGMSGHG
- a CDS encoding serine/threonine protein kinase, producing the protein MEEPTNNVADPTADALRRAVEGQFRLDREIGRGGMGIVYCAFDVQLAREVAIKTLPPHLAADAQVRTRFLREARTAAQLSHPNIVPIYSAAERDGVVYFSMGFVDGESLAERVARQGPLSPADLVPLLDQLAAALGFAHAHGVVHRDVKAENVLLDRKTGRAMVTDFGIARVAETQPLTATGTVLGTVHYMSPEQVTGDALDGRSDLYSLGVLAFFALTGRFPLERPTASAVVVAHVNSPPWRLHDVLLHCPPELDALVAKLLAKAPGDRYPDAEALRRALREMTSGPPPLPRKVEYTTPGATRGTDVVFSSTEAQQVWSRAAELQANTGMITPPPVFTPRSHEEQVTRGYDAAVVKASAIDAGIDEKYVARALVEKAHAQRVSLAEVTPGELMQKKPNFFLGARTKLEYTAAFEGELAGDDFEEIAEEVRRALGEMVTVSAVGRSLTINTTHAGGRQMGSVRALQLHLTSRNGRTQVRVYEDLGNTAGQWFAGLGIGLGTGVSAMVGGLAANATHSPPVVIGAVVLWIGTVYSTCRAIFGRTVRKRDTQLRDILRRVIARAEQILEEKAGPKRLERPLVQDGRRETGDGRHPV
- a CDS encoding ABC transporter permease; its protein translation is MGKLMAVIRREYVERIRSRWFLIATVFGPVFFGALMFLPALIASRDKGAADSSHIVIIDATGAGLGERVSARLAGGISGGGGATPRVIVVPADSIAPAEALATGEVMREAVKGYLILDSLSLAGRKARYAGSNTTALFDMQKLERAVQHEVLALRMQTLGIDPDVGRQLTEINMNVATERLTKQGRGGSGQLNIFFGLAVAMLLYMTIFIYGLNVLRGVLEEKQTRVAEVVISSVSASKLLAGKVLGVGGVGLTQLLLWLSMSFMMYKVRAPILAKFGAASAPITLPNMSWGTGAILVAFFVLGFMLYAGLFAGVGATVNSEQEAQQAQMPVVLLLVSSIMFAQNILLQPDSTLSRVLSMLPFSAPIVMPLRMTVAPVANSEIAIALLSVALGAWAAVWLASRIYRVGLLMYGKRPSIGEVLRWVKQR
- a CDS encoding NAD(P)-binding protein, whose translation is MKTGDGRRETGDVPPDGLPTTACAGSDSPTGCLPSAVSCLPAYTRREFLAALIAAPAAPALIGLARKSGPAITGGFVDDNSALGHALRDGTLSTRAREQRRVSVAIVGGGMGGLSAGWRLDGLGMRDWLLLELADTPGGNARSGRNDAGRYPWGAHYLPVPGPQATLVRQLMRELGVLDANGEWDERTLCHSPQERLFQHGRWHEGLEPLDALSADERAQFARLAETIAEWRASGVFSVPTALGHERLASGRVPRAVADRARALDAQTADAWLREQGFTSPALRWWVEYGMRDDYGASLTQASAWAAVHYSAAREPDEQGPLTWPEGNDWIARQLAARAGERIVTRAPAVQLERKGTQWVVHTPLVDVTCDAVIWAAPLLVLPKVLPSVTLPVTTDYAPWVVANLTLKRPPAEQGAPPAWDNVIYGSPSLGYVDAGHQSLATRPDGRVWTWYHAVVDRPSADGRKWMQDRSWSAWRDQILSDLSRAHADITECVAHIDIMRWGHAMARPVPGLMARVERLRRWAPAPQLVVAHADLSSLSLFEEAQWHGVEAADRVVGMLGSARGRLPRD
- a CDS encoding putative sulfate/molybdate transporter, translated to MSVPSLEMPHSVAERSLPALQFNRREFAGAFGDLGTDLPLLVGVVVATGMDPTTTFVMFGLLQVLSGLAYRLPMPVQPLKAMAAIAISTKLAPPLLAAGGLIVGVVMLVLANSGALEWIARTVPKAVVRGIQVGLGLQLGTLALTRFIPADGQRGLMLAAAAVVIVLALRDNHKVPAALVVIGLGLVYAAFQWPSAVALPFGFRWPQLPARWPTGNEFARASLLLALPQLALSLGNSVLATRQVVGDLFPDRAPLTVRRIGTTYAMMNLVAAPLGGLPVCHGSGGMVGHYAFGARTGGSVVIYGAFLLLAGLFLLGDPAAFQRLFPGPILGVLLLVEAVSILLLVRDMLPQRWAFALAVACGVTAAFAPYGYAVALVAGTVVWHLAARRRRAE
- a CDS encoding polyamine aminopropyltransferase, with the translated sequence MSPVSRPPSPVSTPMNAALFISVCLIAACGLIYELVAGALASYLLGDSVTQFSTVIGTYLFAMGIGSWLSRFIGRGLVTRFVVIELLVGIIGGFSSLVLFLAFAYTDAFRPVLYGTVILIGILVGLEIPLLMRILKDRFDFKDVVSNVLTFDYIGALFASLLFPLLLVPRLGLVRSAILFGIVNVLVGLWSTWLFRDVLPRRRALQALGLVSLALLGVGLWQGQRITTLAEEGMYADPIILAKDTRYQRIVLTSWKDDLRLYLNGHLQFASRDEYRYHEALVHPGLAAARSRANVLVLGGGDGLAVREILKYPDVQHVTLVDLDDGMTNLFRTHSRLTALNLGSLNDRRVRVINADAFTWLDQQSALFDFVVIDFPDPSNYHVGKLYTSAFYRLVKQHLAPGAFLTVQSTSPMFARQSFWSIVATLEGAGLRTSPYHVYVPSFGEWGFVLAGTGSYAPPTSLPSGLRYLSAASVPALFEFPTDMGKVAALPNRLNDQVLVRYYEREFEAINR